One region of uncultured Sulfurimonas sp. genomic DNA includes:
- a CDS encoding 4Fe-4S dicluster domain-containing protein, translating to MARYGMALDYKNCINCKACETACKEENGILMGADSHRIWVGTGEIEGQYPLLDITSNAFHPSQCQHCEEAPCEEVCPTHATYYDDNGVVRVDPEKCILCSYCMNACPYDARYVDERTMTVDKCNFCSDTRLARGETTTACQNTCPTKVRIFGDLDDPNSEISEVLRTREHFSLKSYLGTKPKLFYLT from the coding sequence ATGGCTAGATATGGAATGGCACTTGATTACAAAAATTGTATCAATTGCAAGGCATGTGAAACAGCATGTAAAGAAGAAAACGGAATCTTAATGGGCGCAGATAGTCATAGGATTTGGGTAGGAACAGGAGAAATAGAAGGTCAATATCCTTTACTTGATATCACTTCAAATGCTTTTCATCCAAGCCAATGTCAACACTGTGAAGAAGCACCTTGTGAAGAGGTTTGTCCTACTCACGCAACATACTATGATGACAATGGTGTTGTAAGAGTTGACCCTGAAAAATGTATATTGTGTAGCTACTGTATGAATGCTTGTCCTTATGATGCAAGATATGTAGATGAAAGAACTATGACTGTTGACAAATGTAATTTTTGTTCTGATACAAGACTTGCAAGAGGCGAAACTACAACAGCATGTCAAAATACATGTCCTACAAAAGTAAGAATTTTTGGTGATTTAGATGATCCAAATAGTGAAATAAGTGAAGTGTTAAGAACTAGAGAACATTTTTCACTTAAATCATATCTTGGTACTAAACCAAAACTATTTTACCTAACATAA